The nucleotide sequence GGCCTGGTTGCATGCGCCCGGCACCGACTTCGGGCCCGCGCTGCTGGCCGACGTCGAGATCGCGGTGTCCTCGATACGTCAGCTCGACGAACTGCTCGGCGCGGCGCAGCGGACCGGGCGCACCGCGACGGTGACTGTCAAGGTCGACACCGGGCTGAATCGCAACGGTGTGCCCGCCGCGGAATACCCGACGATGCTGCAGACATTGCGGGTCGGCGCCGCCGAGGGCGCCCTGCGCCTGCGCGGGCTGATGTCGCACCTGGTGTACGCCGACCAGCCCGACAACCCGATCAACGACGTTCAGGCCCAACGGTTCTCCGAGATGCTGGCCCACGCGCGCGATCAGGGGGTGCAATTCGAGGTGGCGCACCTGGCGAACTCGTCGGCCACCCTGTCGCGCCCCGATCTGGCCCTTGATCTGGTGCGCCCGGGCATCGCGGTGTACGGCCTGAGCCCGGTGCCGCAGCTGGGCGACATGGGCCTGATTCCGGCGATGACGGTGAAATGCGCTGTGGCACTGGTCAAATCGATTCGCGCCGGCGAAAGCGTCTCCTACGGTCACACCTGGACCGCGCAGCGCGACACCAATCTGGCGCTGCTGCCGATCGGCTACGCCGACGGCGTGTTCCGCGCGCTGGGCGGGCGGCTGGACGTACTGATCAACGGCCGGCGCCGCCCGGGCGTCGGGCGGATCTGCATGGACCAGTTCGTCGTCGACCTGGGCCCCGGGCAGCCCGACGTCGCCGAGGGCGACGAGGCGATCCTGT is from Mycobacterium conspicuum and encodes:
- the alr gene encoding alanine racemase, whose translation is MAVTPISLRPGVLAEAVVDLGAIEHNVRVLREHAGSAQVMAVVKADGYGHGAARVARAALAAGAAELGVATVDEALALRADDICVPVLAWLHAPGTDFGPALLADVEIAVSSIRQLDELLGAAQRTGRTATVTVKVDTGLNRNGVPAAEYPTMLQTLRVGAAEGALRLRGLMSHLVYADQPDNPINDVQAQRFSEMLAHARDQGVQFEVAHLANSSATLSRPDLALDLVRPGIAVYGLSPVPQLGDMGLIPAMTVKCAVALVKSIRAGESVSYGHTWTAQRDTNLALLPIGYADGVFRALGGRLDVLINGRRRPGVGRICMDQFVVDLGPGQPDVAEGDEAILFGPGTAGEPTAQDWADLLDTIHYEVVTSPRGRITRTYREAENR